The stretch of DNA ATTTCTTTGTTGCCTATATTCCTGAAGATTTTTTAATATATCATTCAAATTTTTATCTCTTATATCAAAATTATATCCGAGTAAATGCAGTGTTGTTGGAAATTCAGCACTTATCTCTACTCCTGTAACAAAAAACAATTCGTTCGGGAATATCTCTTGTGAATCTAAAATGGACTTTACTCCATCAACGGTATCGTGATCAGTTATTGAAAAATATTCTATGCCTTTATTTAAGCCGATTCTTATCAATTCTTGAGGGCTATCCGTCCCATCAGAAGCGGTTGAATGAACATGCAAATCTATTCTCAGTTCTTTCCTCATTTATGTTTTCTCCATAACACTTTATTTCTTTTATCGTCATAGATTTCCATAACATCTTCTGGCAAGTCTAAATCATCAATATGTTTTGTAATAACCTCAATTATTAAATCTTCTGGAAGTGATGTAACAAACCACAAATCGCTTAAATATACTTGATTCTCTCCTCTAATAGGAGATTTATATATTGCACTTTCTATTGCTTTAGCAAAAGTCATTAGAGGAACTTCTTTTACAAAACCTTTTCCTGAATCTTCACCATAAAAATTACTCATTTGATATAATTGTACTCCTTTCTAAGATTTTGGCCTGCCCTCTTTCCCATACAAAGCAGCCGATGCAGCGCCAAGAATACCAGCATCTTCCACTAAAGAAGATTGTTCAATAATATAAGTATCGGCAAAACTGCTCATTACATATCTTTTTGTCATTTCACGCAGTGGCACAAATAGAGCATCACCTGCTTTACTCAGTCCCCCACCAATTATGATTTTTTCCGGATTAAAAGCGTGTATATACCCTCCTATTGCACGAGCCAAAGAATCAATAGCAAAATTAACTACAATCGTTGCTAAGGGATCCATTTTCTTATAAGCTTCAAAAACATGTTTAGATTCTATCTTTTCTTTAGAACCTGCAAGTTTTAGAACTAAACTATCAGGAAATCTGTCGATTAAATTCTTTGCTTCTCTTGCAATGGATTTTGCGGAAGAAGTTGCTTCTACACATCCCCTATTTCCACATCCACATTCCGGACCATTTGGTACTACAACAATATGCCCTAACTCAGGTGCTAACCCGTCTTTTCCAGTAAGAAAAATATTATTACAAACTACCCCCGAACCAATCCCTGTACCTAAAGTTAAAGCAATAAAATCTTTAAGACCTTTGGCTTTACCAAAATACCATTCACCAAGTGCAAACGCATTAGCATCGTTTTCAACAAACACCTCTTTTTGAACATTTTTCTTTATTTCTTTCGCCAATTCAAAATTGCGCCAATTAGGGAAGTTAGGAGAAAATTTAACAATTCCATTATCTCGATCAATTGATCCAGGAGACCCTATTCCTACTGATGAAACGTTTGTATCTTTAGCTAATTCCCGGATTACATTGGAAATATTTTCAATAACCTTATAATTACCCAGTTCTACTTGTGTTGGATAAGAAACTTTATTAATAATACCCTTTTCCTCATCGACTAATCCACCTTTAATCTCAGTACCTCCTAAATCTATTCCTACAACGACCACTTTTATCACTCCTCAAAATCATTCTCTCCTATAACCACTGTTTTGTTCTTAATTATTATACCAGATGGTACAATTAATAATACGAAATAAACATTTTTTTGTCAAAAATTAACAATTTCTTTAACATTTATACGCACAATTGGTTCCTATGAAACTTCATTTTTTTAAAAAATTGTTTTTGAATTAAAATAAGCATCTGAATTGTTCTCATAAAATATCTTATTATATTATCGTAAAAAACAATTACACAGTTCTTAAAATAAATGTTTGATGATTTGTAAAAAGTAAAAAGAAAAGAATTTACTATTAAGAATTATTATCAAAAAAATTTGATGGAAAATTATCAGAAGAATTGAAAGAGAAAATTCAAAACGCGGAAGATGAAACAATAAATTACATAGCTGTCAATTACGCATCTTAAAATCAATGTTTTAAGGGTTGTTAAAAATATTAATCGTTTGAACGTTTTCAAAACCACGAGATACACAGGCTGCATATGAAACTAATTACCTTTCAATTTAAATCAGTGTTTAAAACTATTTACTGTATTATATTGCATTTGATTTTTTACTCTTCAATCTAACAATTTTAAAGTTATCTTTGTAAATTCAAGAAAATCGTTTAGATGTTCTTCAATAATTTTTTGAACTATGCTCAAATTAAGAGTTCGATAATCATGAACAGCTATATTTCGAAATCCCACCATTGCTTTCAATCTGTCAGCTAACCTTTCATCAATAATGTTCGCTTCATTTAGAATATCAAAAACTTGACGAGTTGTCTGTGGAACTCCTAATTTATTAGTAGAAACAATATGCATGGCTATATCAATACAAGCTTCACACGCTCTTTGAATATTTAATATTATTGAGTCTTGCTTTGTATAATTTTTTAAATTTGCTGGATCATTGTTATATTCTTCGTTTATTCTATAAATACATCTCTCAATAATCGCAGTTTTATTTATTATAATATCATTTTGCATATATGCTCCCGCTTTCTTTTATTTTATTTAGAATTTCTTCTCTTTCTTCATTTAACCTTGCATAACTTTTATAGGTAATCATTTCAAAGATGGCTCTTTTTTTCTCATCATAAGAGTAAATTACAAGTCCGGTACTTATGATTTGAGTTTGAAAAACAGTAGATGCTTTTTTAATATCTATTAAATCTACTTCTCTGCCTACTAAATCAGCTAATTTCTGAGATAAAAGGAAAAGATCAAACGCATCTACGGATTTTTCACTCAAAAAGGCAATATCAATATCACTATCTTCTCTCATTATGTTTTTTACTGAAGATCCAAAAAGATATATTACATCTACATCTAAATTTTTGATTAAAAAGTTTTTTATAATTTCAATTTGCTGCTGGGTTATCATTTTAACATCCCCTCTTATTCGATTTTCAAATATTTTGCAATAGAGTCATTAAACGTTATTTTTGCTAATTTTATTATATCATACAGTTTTAAATTTAAAGAGAAGAGACCTTTGGTTTATTAATTGCAGAAGATGAAACAATAAATTACATAGGAGACAATCTATATTCTTAAAGTTGGCTCCATAATTTAAATTCTGAAAAATATAGTAAAATATTTATTGATAGATTATTTAGAAATAAAAATAATCAAGAGGTGAAAATTGAAATGAAAATCCTTCATACCGCAGATCTTCATTTGAAAGAATATGAAGATGAAAGATGGAAGAGTTTAAAACAAATTATAGAAGTTGGAAAACAAGAGAATATTGAGCTTCTTTTAATAAGTGGAGATCTTTTTGATAAAGATATGGACTCAGAAAAACTTAGACCAAAAATTCGAGAAATCTTTTCAAATAACAAATTCAGAATAATTATTCTTCCAGGCAATCATGACAGCGATTCATATAAAAATGGTTTGTATTTTGGAGAAAACGTAACTGTTTTAAATAATCCAGATCTTTCGCTTGAATTTAACAATGTCTGCATATGGGGCTTCCCTTTTGAACCTTTATCTTCAGAAGATATTCTAAGTAAAATTAGACTGTTTTCTTCTAAATTAGATAATACCAAAATAAACATATTAATGATTCATGGTGAATTACTTGATGCCTTCTATTCAAGAGATGATTTTGGAGATGAGGGTAAAGAGAGGTACATGCCTATAAAACTATCTTACTTTAAATCTTGTGGTTTTGATTATGTACTTGCGGGACATTTTCACACAAACTTTAATAATTATGAATTTGAAAAAAATAAATATTTTGTATATCCAGGCTCGCCGGTGTCAATTACTAAAAAAGAAGTCAAACAAAGAAAGGTTAATGTTTTTGAAGTGGGCCAACCACCTCATGATTATTTGATAGATACATTCCATTATGTAGAAATTAAGATTAACTTAAACCCTTTTGACGATACTAACCCAGTTGAGTTAGTAAAAAAAGAAATAGAGAAAGCTCATAAAAATGCTAAGATGATTTTTACTATTACTGGGTACATAAACAGTGACTCGATTCATATGAGTGAACAAGAGATAGTTCAACAGCTAAAAAAGCTTGAGGGATACAATGCAGAATTTCCTAATTTGGAATTTATAGACATAAAAAGAATACTCGAAGACTCGCTTTTCGATAAGTTTTATAAGAAGGTTAAAGCTAAAAATTATCCACCTGAGAAAGAAAAAGAATTGTTAGATTTTGCAATTAGAGCAATGATGGAGGTTGTGAAAAAATGAAAATCAAAGAATTTTTTATAAGTCACTATGGCCCTTTGGAAAACAGAGAAAAGATAAAATTAGCGGATTTTAACTTAATATGGAGTAAAAACGAGGGAGGCAAAACACTTACTATAGAAGCCATTATTAAGCTTTTATTCAAAAAAGGAGTTAAAGAGTTTGAAAACTTAAACAGGGTAGAGGAAGTCCCTGAAGGATATATGATTTTAGAAAGCATCGATGGAAAAGAACATAAACTTTCTAACAGGGGAGAGTTCAACGAATTAAAAGAGTTTACTCCTACAGATTTTAAAAATATTTTTATCGTTAGAAATAGTGATATATCTATTGAACAAAGTAAAAATAGCGGTATTTCTTATTACGAGAACATAACAGAAAGACTTACAGGTTTAAGAACAAACGAGATAAATAAGATTTCTCAAAAAGTTGGAGAAATGGCAAGATTAACTCATAAAGGACTTTTTAGAGATGTAGGAGAGGAAAAGTTAAAGACAAGAATAGATGAAGCTAAAAAATTGATCGAGAAAATTGAAGAAATTATAAAAGATAGCCAGGAAAAAGGTTTAGAACAGTTAGAAGTAAAAATTGTGACATTGAAAGAAAAATTAAAAGAAATTGATAATCAAATCAACCTACTTGAAGAAGTTAGAAAAAGAGAAAAATATGAAACAGGTAGCAAAGCTTTAAATACTCTTAAAACTCTGATAAAAGAAATAAAAGAGCTGGACATATACAATGAAGCAGAAGCAAAAGAATGGGAAACATTAGAACAAAGGCTAAAAAATTATAATTCTGAAAAAGAACAAAAAGAAAAAGATCTTCAAGCTAAAGAAACCGAACTTGACGAGACAACACACAAGCAAACTGCTTTGACAGAAGAATTCAAATTGTACGAAGAGAAAAAACGAAAAATAGATGGAGTGATAAGGCCAAAAATAGAAGAGTATAAATCTTTAAAAGAAGATAATATAAAGCAAGAAAAGCAAAGCAAAACGTATACTATTTTATCAATTGTTTCTGTTACCTTTTTTGCTTTTTTTCTTTTGGCTTCAATATTTCAAAGGTCTGCCGTGTTTTACACATTAACAGGTGTTTCTGCTATCGCATCTTTTTCTTTTATATTCTTAAGATACATAACTTTAAAAAGCAAAAGCCATACGATGCGTTCAATTGAAGAGTTTATAACAAGTTTAAAAGAACTTGAATTATTAGCAAGCAGCGTTAATGATATTTACTCTAAAATCCAAGACTTTGAAAGACTATATCGTCAGAAATCTGAAGAATTAACTCGTTTTAACGTACATAAAGAGAATTTAGAAAAAGAAATCAACAAGATTAAACTGGAAGATATTCCAGAAAAAGAGCAAAATATCAAAGAAACTAAGTTAAAAATACAAGAGATAAAAGACAAATCAAAAGAGACTTCATTAGAATCTTACAACGAAAAATTAAAGTTAAAAATGGAGATTCAAAAAGACATTGAAAAACAAGAGTCTGTACTGAAAAGCCATTTTGGAAATGTAGAAGGGGGATTAGAAAAAGCGATCCAATATTGGGAAGACGAAATATCTAAATTTGAAATATTCAAAGATGCTTATAAAGACTTGAAATATAGCGAAGAAGAATTGTCTAAACTACAAAGCGAAACGAAAAAGTGCCAAATCGAGCTTGAAAAGATAAAAAACGAGCTTAATACACTTCAAAAACGATTTGAAGAAGTAGAAAGGCAAGCTAATTA from Petrotoga sp. 9PWA.NaAc.5.4 encodes:
- a CDS encoding ROK family protein, producing MVVVGIDLGGTEIKGGLVDEEKGIINKVSYPTQVELGNYKVIENISNVIRELAKDTNVSSVGIGSPGSIDRDNGIVKFSPNFPNWRNFELAKEIKKNVQKEVFVENDANAFALGEWYFGKAKGLKDFIALTLGTGIGSGVVCNNIFLTGKDGLAPELGHIVVVPNGPECGCGNRGCVEATSSAKSIAREAKNLIDRFPDSLVLKLAGSKEKIESKHVFEAYKKMDPLATIVVNFAIDSLARAIGGYIHAFNPEKIIIGGGLSKAGDALFVPLREMTKRYVMSSFADTYIIEQSSLVEDAGILGAASAALYGKEGRPKS
- a CDS encoding DUF86 domain-containing protein → MQNDIIINKTAIIERCIYRINEEYNNDPANLKNYTKQDSIILNIQRACEACIDIAMHIVSTNKLGVPQTTRQVFDILNEANIIDERLADRLKAMVGFRNIAVHDYRTLNLSIVQKIIEEHLNDFLEFTKITLKLLD
- a CDS encoding nucleotidyltransferase domain-containing protein; the encoded protein is MITQQQIEIIKNFLIKNLDVDVIYLFGSSVKNIMREDSDIDIAFLSEKSVDAFDLFLLSQKLADLVGREVDLIDIKKASTVFQTQIISTGLVIYSYDEKKRAIFEMITYKSYARLNEEREEILNKIKESGSIYAK
- a CDS encoding DNA repair exonuclease, coding for MKILHTADLHLKEYEDERWKSLKQIIEVGKQENIELLLISGDLFDKDMDSEKLRPKIREIFSNNKFRIIILPGNHDSDSYKNGLYFGENVTVLNNPDLSLEFNNVCIWGFPFEPLSSEDILSKIRLFSSKLDNTKINILMIHGELLDAFYSRDDFGDEGKERYMPIKLSYFKSCGFDYVLAGHFHTNFNNYEFEKNKYFVYPGSPVSITKKEVKQRKVNVFEVGQPPHDYLIDTFHYVEIKINLNPFDDTNPVELVKKEIEKAHKNAKMIFTITGYINSDSIHMSEQEIVQQLKKLEGYNAEFPNLEFIDIKRILEDSLFDKFYKKVKAKNYPPEKEKELLDFAIRAMMEVVKK
- a CDS encoding AAA family ATPase — encoded protein: MKIKEFFISHYGPLENREKIKLADFNLIWSKNEGGKTLTIEAIIKLLFKKGVKEFENLNRVEEVPEGYMILESIDGKEHKLSNRGEFNELKEFTPTDFKNIFIVRNSDISIEQSKNSGISYYENITERLTGLRTNEINKISQKVGEMARLTHKGLFRDVGEEKLKTRIDEAKKLIEKIEEIIKDSQEKGLEQLEVKIVTLKEKLKEIDNQINLLEEVRKREKYETGSKALNTLKTLIKEIKELDIYNEAEAKEWETLEQRLKNYNSEKEQKEKDLQAKETELDETTHKQTALTEEFKLYEEKKRKIDGVIRPKIEEYKSLKEDNIKQEKQSKTYTILSIVSVTFFAFFLLASIFQRSAVFYTLTGVSAIASFSFIFLRYITLKSKSHTMRSIEEFITSLKELELLASSVNDIYSKIQDFERLYRQKSEELTRFNVHKENLEKEINKIKLEDIPEKEQNIKETKLKIQEIKDKSKETSLESYNEKLKLKMEIQKDIEKQESVLKSHFGNVEGGLEKAIQYWEDEISKFEIFKDAYKDLKYSEEELSKLQSETKKCQIELEKIKNELNTLQKRFEEVERQANYILNSQEPIICNTLVDLQAIKELLFKFVDTHENNRKNALEVIDIFTEIANEEKTKISQLFGKDSRISKYFREITNNMYEEAIFDVDENKIKVKRKDGVILSIEQLSGGTYDQLYFSIRLALGEALMASQSGFFILDDPFVKSDSERLIKQIAILKNIVKSGWQVIYFSSKDEVKDLLKEDIAKKEVNFIELPPLIELDSLKQ